The following coding sequences are from one Spea bombifrons isolate aSpeBom1 chromosome 13, aSpeBom1.2.pri, whole genome shotgun sequence window:
- the LOC128472046 gene encoding myelomonocytic growth factor-like — MCGFHSLCNEDELRIIQRQLGLRSTPLDRCQGVNFDREECFGQLSRGLKDFLILISSARPILHEKLDRLDVDVRDLLTNVQEEMDSQAISVPYLPQETPQYQTHFQRKAGAFLIISDITDFMLMAQNAFRYPFGG; from the exons ATG TGCGGCTTTCACAGCCTGTGCAATGAAGACGAGCTAAGAATAATCCAGAGGCAGTTGGGACTGCGATCAACTCCACTGGACCGGTGTCAAGGTGTTAACTTCGACCGG GAGGAATGCTTCGGACAGCTTTCCAGAGGCCTGAAGGACTTTTTAATCCTGATTAGCTCAGCGAGACCCATCCTACACGAGAAACTAGACAGGTTAGATGTCGATGTCAGAGACCTTCTCACCAACGTCCAAGAAGAG ATGGATTCACAAGCGATTTCCGTGCCGTACTTACCTCAGGAGACGCCTCAGTACCAGACTCATTTCCAAAGGAAAGCCGGCGCGTTCCTGATCATTTCGGACATTACAGATTTCATGCTCATGGCCCAGAATGCGTTTCGGTATCCATTCGGCGGGTGA
- the PSMD3 gene encoding 26S proteasome non-ATPase regulatory subunit 3, with the protein MKEATAKRREPEDVEMKEEEPAAGTGEGGKKELDSVTLEDIKEHVKQIEKAVSGKEPRFVLRALRALPSTSRRLNPNVLHKAINGFFTSNPATRDMLLGFLEELMDTEGDLQFRPRTGKAASAPLLPEVEAYLQLLLVIYLMNSKRYTEAQKVSDDLMQKISPQNRRALDLVVAKCYYYHSRIYEFLDKLDVVRSFLHARLRTATLRHDADGQATLLNLLLRNYLHYNLYDQAEKLVSKSVFPEQANNNEWARYLYYTGRIKAIQLEYSEARRTLTNALRKAPQHTAVGFKQTVHKLLIVVELLLGEIPDRLQFRQHSLKRSLMPYFLLTQAVRTGNLAKFNQVLDQFCDKFQADGTYTLIIRLRHNVIKTGVRMISLSYSRISLPDIAQKLQLDSPEDAEFIVAKAIRDGVIEASINHEKGYVQSKEMIDIYSTREPQLAFHQRISFCLDIHNMSVKAMRFPPKSYNKDLESAEERREREQQDLEFAKEMAEDDDDGFP; encoded by the exons ATGAAGGAGGCTACGGCTAAGCGGCGGGAGCCCGAAGATGTAGAAATGAAAGAAGAAGAGCCGGCGGCTGGAACcggggagggagggaagaaGGAGCTGGACAGCGTCACTTTGGAGG ATATTAAGGAACATGTTAAGCAGATTGAAAAAGCTGTTTCTGGGAAGGAGCCGCGCTTTGTCCTTCGCGCGCTTCGAGCTTTGCCATCCACCTCACGCCGTCTCAACCCAAATGTCCTGCACAAGGCTATCAACGGCTTCTTCACATCCAACCCTGCCACGCGTGACATGCTGCTTGGTTTCCTGGAGGAG CTGATGGACACGGAAGGAGACCTGCAGTTCCGTCCTCGCACAGGGAAAGCTGCTTCAGCACCTCTGCTCCCTGAGGTAGAAGCTTATCTGCAACTGCTCCTGGTGATTTATCTGATGAACAGCAAGCGCTACACAGAG GCCCAAAAGGTGTCAGATGACCTGATGCAAAAGATAAGTCCCCAGAATCGTCGCGCTCTGGACCTGGTGGTGGCAAAATGCTACTATTACCACTCCCGCATCTATGAGTTCCTCGACAAGTTGGATGTAGTCAGGAG TTTCCTGCATGCAAGGCTGCGCACCGCCACACTCAGGCATGATGCAGATGGGCAGGCTACGCTGCTGAACTTGCTGCTTCGAAACTACTTGCACTACAACCTTTATGACCAAGCCGAAAAGCTGGTATCCAAGTCTGTATTTCCTGAGCAGGCGAACAACAATGAATGGGCTCGATACCTTTACTATACTG GTCGTATTAAAGCTATCCAGTTGGAGTATTCAGAAGCCAGGAGAACTTTAACCAACGCGTTGAGGAAGGCTCCCCAGCACACAGCTGTAGGCTTCAAGCAGACG GTCCACAAACTTTTAATTGTAGTGGAACTGTTACTTGGAGAGATCCCAGATCGTCTTCAGTTTAGACAGCACTCGCTCAAGAGATCACTAATGCCCTATTTCTTACTCACCCAAG CTGTTCGCACGGGTAATTTGGCCAAGTTCAACCAAGTCCTGGACCAGTTTTGTGATAAGTTCCAGGCAGATGGAACGTATACTCTTATCATCCGCCTAAGACACAATGTCATCAAGACAG GTGTTCGCATGATCAGTCTCTCTTATTCAAGGATTTCATTGCCTGACATAGcccagaagctgcagctggaCAGCCCTGAGGATGCAGAGTTTATAGTGGCCAAG GCCATCCGTGATGGGGTGATTGAAGCCAGTATTAATCACGAGAAGGGCTACGTCCAGTCCAAGGAGATGATTGACATTTACTCCACACGGGAGCCCCAGCTGGCTTTCCACCAACGCATTTCTTTCTGCTTAGACATACACAACATGTCCGTAAAG GCTATGAGGTTCCCACCAAAATCCTACAACAAAGACCTGGAGTCTGCAGAG GAACGCCGTGAGAGAGAGCAGCAAGACTTAGAGTTTGCTAAAGAAATGGCAGAAGATGACGACGACGGATTCCCTTGA